TCTTGTTTGCTGAGCCATAGATGATGACTCATACAACAAAAAAAGGTAGAATCAATCACCTACCAATGCCATATCAACCTTTTTAAATACATGTGGAATACAGAATTATATGAACCTGAGAAAATTCTTTCTTAATCTCTGCCAGACGTGAACATTCTGCACAACTTGACCCAATAAAGCAATTTCATTGACCGAAGTGAATTGTATCTGTAGCCAATTATTGAATATGATGAAAAACCCGATTGCAGAGACTGTTATTGGAATTCCAGTAAGCTCAGTTCAGGGGTCATCAAAAGGATACTTCTTGTTGCCTGGGCCTGCTGCTAGCCAACATCATATGCACCCTCCTGCAACTGAACCTCCCACATGGAAACAAAGTAAGaatctatctctctcttaatctcatacacacacacagGTATTTTAATAATGAATTGCTCTTCATGTTGCAGGTACAGCAGATACAGTGATTAACATGATGCATAAACTTGCAAAGAAAGCAGACAATTTAGCACTTGGAGTTCGGGATCATGGTAGTTTCCATTGCTTTGCTTTCTAGTTCCTGAATTTTTGTTGCCTTTCGTGTAGTGTAATCCACAGTTGTTTTAGTGATATAGATAATAGATTCCACcaatgatttttgtttagttggCACGAAAGATGAAGAGATGAGAGAGCATACTCTTTTAAGATTTGACAGAAGCGCGTATTAATTCATGTCCAACTTCGCAACTGATAAAATAACCCGACATACAATCGTCCACTAGGAATCCTCTAATTCTAcctgaaagaaaaaaacaattctcAGAAAATTACattgatataaaaattgattgataacactCTATTCTCCCGGAGGCTACTACgtttaattttatgttcatACTCTAAAATCTTAGacacaaaatacaagaaaattaacGAAACTGAAAGTTTATAGCTGATAGTGGTTAAATAAAGTCTATTGTCTCCTGTgacatgataaaataatatttgtccTTTGGTTGTCAGGAAAgagtaaatttaatcattgatcactattttgataatttattagtCTTCTTCCTATCACACTTCTACAAGTAATCAAATGCCAAAGTCAATCATTGCTGTTCTTCGCTTCATATAgtcaacaaccaaaaacataGCCTAAGCATGTATTAAATTCATTAATCACAagaaattttactttaactGCTATGAAATTGCAGTGAGATTGGGGCCCAAGATAACTGAAACTGTGAAGGGAAAGTTGAGCTTGGGAGCGAAAGTTATTCAAGTAGGTGGAGTGGATAAAATCTTCAAACACTTATTTAGTGTTAGAGAAGGAGAAAAACTATTGAAGGCTTCCCAATGTTACATATCAACCACAACCGGTCCTATAGCAGGACTCCTCTTTGTCTCCACCGACAAGGTTGCCTTTTGCAGTGA
This genomic stretch from Quercus lobata isolate SW786 chromosome 3, ValleyOak3.0 Primary Assembly, whole genome shotgun sequence harbors:
- the LOC115979340 gene encoding GEM-like protein 7, translating into MMKNPIAETVIGIPVSSVQGSSKGYFLLPGPAASQHHMHPPATEPPTWKQSTADTVINMMHKLAKKADNLALGVRDHVRLGPKITETVKGKLSLGAKVIQVGGVDKIFKHLFSVREGEKLLKASQCYISTTTGPIAGLLFVSTDKVAFCSERSIKISSQRGELIRAHYKVMIPLKKIKRVEQSENVKKPSQKYIEILTVDNFEFWFMGFLNYQKALKFLQQAISQA